A genomic segment from Paenibacillus sp. encodes:
- a CDS encoding mismatch-specific DNA-glycosylase, which yields MAPIPDHLAEGLDIVFVGYNPSIRSSKTGHHYANPSNRFWRILHGAGLTPRLYASHEGDALLRLGFGFTNIVPRPTRTAEEITKDEYAAGRAELLRKLTAYRPRAACFVGKGVYEQFAGRKTEGWGFQPDERSQVPGIREFVGPSSSGLVRMKLEEMVEIYKELARWKRDELGRRR from the coding sequence CTGGCGCCGATCCCGGATCATCTCGCCGAGGGACTCGACATCGTGTTCGTCGGGTACAACCCGAGCATCCGATCCAGCAAAACGGGCCACCACTACGCGAATCCGAGCAACCGGTTCTGGCGCATTCTGCACGGCGCCGGACTGACGCCGAGGCTGTACGCTTCGCACGAAGGCGATGCGCTGCTTAGGCTCGGCTTCGGCTTCACGAACATCGTGCCGCGGCCGACCCGCACGGCGGAAGAAATTACGAAGGACGAGTACGCGGCAGGCCGCGCGGAGCTGCTGCGCAAGCTGACGGCGTATCGCCCGCGCGCCGCGTGCTTCGTCGGGAAAGGCGTGTACGAGCAGTTCGCGGGCCGCAAGACGGAAGGGTGGGGCTTCCAGCCGGACGAGCGGTCGCAGGTGCCGGGGATTCGCGAGTTCGTCGGCCCGTCGTCGAGCGGCCTCGTGCGCATGAAGCTGGAAGAGATGGTAGAGATCTATAAAGAACTGGCGCGTTGGAAACGCGATGAGCTCGGCCGCCGTCGATGA
- the helD gene encoding RNA polymerase recycling motor HelD, whose amino-acid sequence MSLNEEELRREERKLADVLRRIEEEIERSGRTAGGRKEQLVGGKRELWEDLVYDRDDDWFEAAVQLTQQAQELSQQARSYRLAQGRAEHLERLRSNPYFARFDFRESGAAEDEPIYLGTMSLADEETHEMIVYDWRAPIAGMYYDYGPGPAAYEAPDGTVAGEMTLKRQFVIRGGKLLAAFDTGVTIGDEMLQRMLGQSADDKMKSIVTTIQKEQNRIIRETQHRYVFVQGAAGSGKTSAALQRVAYLLYKYRNYWESEQIVLFSPNDVFNDYVSNVLPELGEDAIPQTTFYDYVWRRLRHVGDVEHPYDQLEYVLSLPADRERDARREGIRLKSELPFAERLDAYAKSLAESGAKFRPLTRKDKIVVDAAELEAMFYGEWKKMRPPLRLEAMKEKLLERIGELEKKRAVALYRKWLKEPTYMGTEQELKRLGLAKAKKAYEPVREQVASFAFLDIAGTYRAMLRSLAETYDGAPEEKALWAEIARDTDERLSSDAPLPYEDAVPMLYLLEALHGASRMNRVRHVVVDEAQDYTPLQWAYLRRLFPNAGLTAVGDANQAIRGVETEGGEGHMASARQFPAEETARIELTKSYRSTRQIVAFANALLPEPGRIEPFERDGPLPVVVRTTEAEAGAAAARLVRSLQGEGVVSIAVIAKTAAAAERAHRALLEAGVEAMKLTKEAKTFPPGAVALPSYLAKGLEFDAVVVWDADASTYAKESERKLLYTVCTRALHRLALLAQGTPSPLLAGVPADSYKFE is encoded by the coding sequence ATGAGCTTGAACGAGGAGGAGCTGCGGCGGGAGGAACGGAAGCTGGCCGACGTGCTCCGGCGCATCGAAGAGGAAATCGAGCGGTCCGGGCGGACGGCCGGCGGCCGGAAGGAGCAGCTGGTCGGCGGCAAACGCGAGCTGTGGGAAGATCTCGTCTACGACCGGGACGACGACTGGTTCGAGGCGGCGGTGCAGCTGACGCAGCAAGCCCAAGAGCTGTCGCAGCAGGCGAGAAGCTATCGGCTGGCGCAAGGGCGGGCCGAGCATCTCGAGCGGCTGCGGTCGAACCCGTATTTCGCCCGCTTCGATTTCCGCGAAAGCGGCGCGGCCGAGGACGAGCCGATTTACCTCGGCACGATGTCGCTCGCGGACGAGGAGACGCACGAAATGATCGTCTACGATTGGCGGGCGCCGATCGCAGGCATGTACTACGACTACGGGCCGGGACCCGCCGCGTACGAAGCGCCGGACGGGACGGTTGCGGGCGAAATGACGCTGAAGCGGCAGTTCGTCATCCGCGGCGGGAAGCTGCTGGCCGCCTTCGACACCGGCGTGACGATCGGGGACGAAATGCTTCAGCGCATGCTCGGCCAGAGCGCGGACGATAAAATGAAATCGATCGTCACGACGATCCAGAAAGAGCAGAACCGGATCATCCGCGAAACGCAGCACCGGTACGTCTTCGTGCAGGGCGCGGCGGGCAGCGGCAAAACGTCGGCGGCGCTCCAGCGGGTCGCGTATCTGCTGTACAAGTACCGCAATTATTGGGAGAGCGAGCAGATCGTGCTCTTTTCGCCGAACGACGTGTTCAACGATTACGTCTCCAACGTGCTGCCGGAGCTCGGCGAGGACGCGATCCCGCAGACGACGTTCTACGACTATGTTTGGCGGCGGCTGCGCCATGTGGGCGACGTCGAGCATCCGTACGACCAGCTCGAATACGTCTTGTCGCTGCCCGCGGATCGGGAGCGAGACGCGCGGCGCGAAGGCATTCGGCTCAAATCGGAGCTGCCGTTCGCGGAGCGGCTGGACGCGTACGCGAAGTCGCTCGCAGAGAGCGGCGCCAAATTCCGGCCGCTGACGCGGAAGGACAAAATCGTCGTCGACGCCGCCGAGCTCGAGGCGATGTTTTACGGCGAATGGAAAAAGATGCGTCCGCCGCTGCGCCTCGAAGCCATGAAGGAGAAGCTGCTCGAACGGATCGGAGAGCTCGAGAAAAAGCGCGCGGTTGCGCTGTATCGGAAATGGCTCAAAGAGCCGACGTATATGGGGACGGAGCAGGAACTGAAGCGGCTCGGCCTCGCCAAAGCGAAAAAGGCGTACGAGCCCGTCCGCGAGCAGGTCGCTTCGTTCGCCTTCCTCGATATCGCCGGTACGTACCGCGCCATGCTGCGTTCGCTCGCCGAAACGTACGACGGCGCGCCGGAAGAAAAAGCGCTGTGGGCGGAAATCGCCCGAGACACAGACGAGCGGCTAAGCTCCGATGCGCCGCTGCCGTACGAAGACGCCGTGCCGATGCTCTATTTGCTCGAAGCGCTGCACGGCGCCTCCCGGATGAACCGCGTCCGCCACGTCGTCGTGGACGAGGCGCAGGATTATACGCCGCTGCAGTGGGCCTATTTGCGCCGGTTGTTCCCGAATGCGGGGCTAACCGCCGTCGGCGACGCGAACCAGGCGATCCGCGGCGTCGAGACGGAAGGCGGCGAAGGGCATATGGCGTCCGCGCGGCAGTTTCCGGCGGAGGAGACGGCGCGCATCGAGCTGACGAAAAGCTACCGCTCCACGCGCCAAATCGTCGCGTTCGCGAACGCGCTGCTGCCGGAGCCGGGCCGGATCGAGCCGTTCGAGCGCGACGGACCGCTGCCGGTCGTCGTCCGTACGACCGAGGCCGAGGCCGGCGCCGCCGCCGCGAGGCTCGTCCGAAGCCTGCAGGGCGAGGGCGTCGTCTCCATCGCCGTCATCGCCAAAACGGCCGCCGCCGCCGAGCGGGCGCATCGGGCGCTGCTCGAAGCCGGCGTCGAAGCGATGAAGCTGACGAAGGAAGCGAAGACGTTCCCGCCCGGCGCCGTGGCGCTGCCGTCGTATTTGGCGAAAGGGCTCGAATTCGACGCGGTCGTCGTCTGGGACGCCGACGCATCGACGTATGCCAAAGAGTCGGAGCGCAAGCTGCTCTACACCGTATGCACGAGGGCGCTGCACCGGCTCGCGCTGCTCGCGCAGGGGACGCCTTCCCCGCTGCTCGCCGGCGTGCCCGCCGATTCGTACAAATTCGAATAA
- a CDS encoding aminoglycoside phosphotransferase family protein, whose amino-acid sequence MPTIEEAAETARERFRSMDFRVRELRNRTGPFAATLFDVWASRPNEPEARYVYKLPPEDRRGEFELLAELGDELKPWLPDVLGRFDDPRAIVMRYAGEPLLPPEAPERAPLAERRAAYGIVAERLAELHARTAPAVDGWAREGRVPSYAYSREWADEMLEAAGGLLDGGTVRRLAALADDFYAGYSESRMRGPRAFTHGDTHWGNALWLDGRLTLIDWEWCRASTPMRDIAILVQDEPDDDVLSHVAEEHAERLLRAGVGDAKADLMYDFAVMMIDNSFMTLGWDAALRRRGDVTERRFQEVAARRIARIASFWKQIEG is encoded by the coding sequence ATGCCGACCATCGAAGAAGCGGCGGAGACGGCGCGCGAGAGGTTCCGCTCCATGGACTTTCGGGTCCGGGAGCTGCGGAACCGCACAGGGCCGTTCGCCGCTACGTTATTCGACGTATGGGCGTCCCGGCCGAACGAGCCGGAGGCGCGTTACGTCTACAAATTGCCGCCGGAAGACCGGCGGGGCGAATTCGAGCTGCTCGCCGAGCTGGGGGACGAGCTGAAGCCGTGGCTGCCGGACGTGCTGGGGCGCTTCGACGACCCTCGGGCGATCGTCATGCGCTACGCCGGGGAGCCGCTTCTGCCGCCGGAGGCGCCCGAGCGCGCGCCGCTCGCGGAACGGCGCGCCGCGTACGGCATCGTCGCGGAGCGGCTCGCGGAGCTGCACGCGCGGACGGCGCCGGCCGTCGACGGCTGGGCGCGGGAAGGCCGCGTGCCGTCGTACGCGTACAGCAGGGAGTGGGCGGACGAGATGCTCGAAGCGGCCGGCGGACTGCTTGACGGCGGAACGGTGCGGCGCCTCGCGGCGCTGGCGGACGACTTTTACGCGGGGTATTCGGAATCGAGGATGCGCGGGCCGCGCGCGTTCACGCACGGCGACACGCATTGGGGGAACGCGCTCTGGCTGGACGGGCGGCTGACGCTCATCGACTGGGAATGGTGCCGGGCGTCGACCCCGATGCGCGACATCGCGATTCTCGTGCAGGACGAGCCCGACGACGACGTGCTGTCGCACGTCGCGGAGGAGCATGCGGAGCGGCTGCTGCGCGCCGGCGTCGGCGATGCGAAAGCCGATTTGATGTACGATTTCGCCGTCATGATGATCGACAATTCGTTCATGACGCTCGGCTGGGACGCGGCGCTGCGCCGGCGCGGCGACGTGACGGAACGCCGGTTCCAAGAAGTCGCCGCGCGGCGGATCGCGAGGATCGCATCGTTTTGGAAACAAATCGAAGGCTAG
- a CDS encoding DUF445 domain-containing protein, protein MKKKARHTATVSLGVMAAGFAGTFGIAHAPFGFVLQSGFEAGLVGGLADWFAVTALFRHPLGIPIPHTALLPKNRAKVTDALVNAIQTNLLHKESIIAKMKDVRIADRLANAAKRYLEAEDAGERTAKLLSGALDAVPRDALAAALAGAAKDALRGIDAGAALQRLGRGAVERGYEQPLLDALLDIGERFAASPEMRQRMGAAALGSLNNLQFGGFMGFAVNAFAGFMNEDKLGGMLQEFLLTLLNDMRRPGDAHRTAALDALRGALEELGRNERAAAEAERWKERFLEGEETDRVVAALLERAFEAVRRRAADPAYCANRIVPLAREALERLASPERVDAAEAWISAQAAQFVENNHGVIGQLVKENADKLDDKTLIAMMEEHVGKDLQWIRVNGAVCGFAIGIVLGLVQWFATGA, encoded by the coding sequence GTGAAAAAGAAAGCGAGACATACCGCAACCGTATCATTGGGCGTTATGGCGGCGGGCTTCGCGGGCACGTTCGGCATCGCGCATGCGCCGTTCGGCTTCGTGCTGCAAAGCGGCTTCGAGGCGGGACTCGTCGGGGGGCTCGCGGACTGGTTCGCGGTGACGGCGCTGTTCCGGCATCCGCTGGGCATTCCGATTCCGCATACGGCGCTGCTGCCGAAAAATCGGGCGAAGGTGACGGACGCGCTCGTGAACGCCATCCAAACGAACCTGCTGCATAAAGAGAGCATCATCGCCAAAATGAAAGACGTCCGCATTGCGGATCGGCTTGCGAACGCGGCGAAGCGGTACCTCGAAGCGGAGGACGCCGGCGAACGGACGGCGAAGCTGCTTTCCGGCGCGCTCGACGCGGTGCCGCGAGACGCCCTCGCCGCGGCGCTCGCCGGCGCGGCGAAGGACGCGCTGCGCGGCATCGACGCAGGAGCGGCGCTGCAGCGTCTCGGCCGCGGGGCGGTCGAGCGCGGGTACGAGCAGCCGCTGCTCGATGCGCTGCTCGACATCGGCGAGCGGTTCGCGGCGAGCCCCGAAATGCGCCAGCGGATGGGCGCCGCGGCGCTCGGCTCGCTCAACAATCTCCAATTCGGCGGCTTTATGGGCTTTGCGGTGAACGCCTTCGCGGGCTTTATGAACGAGGACAAGCTGGGCGGCATGCTGCAAGAATTTCTGCTGACGCTGCTGAACGACATGCGCCGCCCCGGCGACGCGCATCGGACCGCTGCGCTCGACGCGCTGCGCGGCGCGCTCGAAGAGCTCGGGCGCAACGAGCGCGCGGCGGCGGAAGCCGAGCGGTGGAAGGAACGGTTTCTCGAAGGGGAGGAAACGGATCGCGTCGTCGCCGCGCTGCTGGAGCGCGCGTTCGAGGCGGTTCGCCGGCGGGCGGCCGACCCGGCTTACTGCGCGAATCGCATCGTACCGCTCGCCCGAGAAGCGCTCGAGCGGCTCGCTTCGCCGGAGCGGGTCGACGCCGCCGAGGCGTGGATCTCGGCGCAGGCGGCCCAATTCGTGGAGAACAACCACGGCGTCATCGGTCAGCTCGTGAAGGAGAACGCCGACAAGCTCGACGACAAAACGCTGATCGCCATGATGGAGGAACATGTCGGGAAAGACCTCCAGTGGATCCGCGTGAACGGGGCGGTTTGCGGCTTCGCGATCGGGATCGTGTTAGGACTCGTTCAATGGTTTGCGACAGGCGCGTAA
- a CDS encoding response regulator transcription factor, translating into MELKTVVIAERQTLLREGVRKIIESEPDLSVVAACESSAELIAAVRTLRPSAAIVDVGLKPRGGIDLTFWAKEHRPDTKIILFADDLDDDDVVRSIAAGADGFLLKDTDWSDLLGYVRAVLQGHLYVPERLAKKLSTKLFRMLSGERNGNEHMQSLSERFRLTEKEYEISLLMARGLSNRQIAEALMYSDGTVRNYVSNVYEKIGIRDRAKAVIFLREAGFQQLHG; encoded by the coding sequence ATGGAACTTAAAACCGTAGTGATCGCGGAGCGCCAGACGCTCCTGCGCGAAGGAGTGCGTAAAATCATCGAGTCGGAGCCGGACTTGTCCGTCGTCGCCGCGTGCGAAAGCAGCGCGGAGCTGATCGCGGCGGTTCGCACGCTGCGGCCGTCCGCGGCGATCGTCGACGTCGGGCTGAAGCCCAGGGGCGGCATCGACCTGACATTTTGGGCGAAGGAGCATCGCCCGGACACGAAAATCATTTTGTTCGCGGACGACCTGGACGACGACGACGTCGTTCGGTCGATCGCCGCCGGAGCCGACGGCTTCCTGCTCAAAGATACCGATTGGAGCGACCTGCTCGGATACGTCCGGGCCGTCCTGCAAGGCCATCTGTACGTGCCCGAACGGCTCGCGAAAAAGCTGTCGACGAAGCTGTTTCGCATGCTGTCGGGCGAACGGAACGGCAATGAGCACATGCAGTCGCTTTCGGAGCGCTTTCGCTTGACGGAGAAGGAATACGAAATCTCGCTCCTGATGGCGCGCGGACTGAGCAACCGCCAAATCGCGGAGGCGCTGATGTACAGCGACGGCACGGTCCGCAATTACGTCAGCAACGTATACGAAAAAATCGGCATACGGGATCGGGCGAAAGCGGTCATCTTTTTGCGCGAGGCCGGGTTCCAGCAGCTTCACGGATAA
- a CDS encoding HD-GYP domain-containing protein: MLEQWIGWGVKNDVFNASGLLVVAANTTLTEMHIELIRKHGITLLPHHVAPPANGIAAPRPQPIPQAVPKTNDAIVTKATEEMKEVFVRFRVGDPPSVSEMKSDLIPSVQEAIEFPTLFGLLSGLQAKDDYTFRHNIGVAVLSTMLGKWLNLDAEQLQTLTLAAALHDIGKVKIEDDILNKPGKFTDEEYALMKRHTTFGYDILQKRSELHAEVPLVALQHHERLDGRGYPHGITGDKMTYFSKIVAVADVFHAMTSNRVYRGEIPFYKVLMQMKDDAFGKMDPFLCNVFVRRMMEMSIGSEVVLSNDQRGSIVLIYPDDPVRPLVQVDGQFYDLRKHSQLKIEQLVG; the protein is encoded by the coding sequence ATGCTCGAGCAATGGATCGGCTGGGGGGTCAAGAACGACGTTTTCAACGCATCGGGGTTGCTGGTTGTCGCCGCGAATACGACGTTGACCGAAATGCATATCGAGTTGATCCGCAAGCACGGCATCACGCTTCTTCCGCATCATGTCGCTCCGCCGGCGAACGGTATCGCAGCGCCGCGGCCGCAGCCGATACCGCAGGCGGTCCCAAAGACGAACGACGCGATCGTCACGAAGGCGACCGAAGAAATGAAAGAAGTATTCGTTCGTTTTCGCGTCGGCGATCCCCCGTCGGTAAGCGAGATGAAATCGGATCTCATTCCTTCGGTGCAAGAGGCGATCGAATTTCCGACGCTGTTCGGGCTGCTGTCCGGGCTGCAGGCGAAGGACGACTACACGTTCCGACACAACATCGGGGTCGCGGTGCTGTCCACGATGCTGGGCAAGTGGCTCAACCTTGACGCGGAACAGCTGCAGACGCTTACGCTCGCGGCGGCGCTTCACGACATCGGGAAAGTGAAGATCGAAGACGATATCCTGAACAAACCGGGCAAGTTCACCGACGAGGAGTATGCGCTCATGAAGCGGCATACGACGTTCGGATACGACATCTTGCAAAAACGCAGCGAGCTGCATGCCGAGGTGCCGCTCGTCGCCCTGCAGCATCACGAACGGCTCGACGGCCGCGGGTATCCGCACGGCATTACGGGAGACAAGATGACGTACTTCAGCAAAATCGTAGCGGTGGCGGACGTGTTTCACGCGATGACGTCCAATCGGGTGTATCGCGGAGAGATTCCTTTTTATAAGGTACTCATGCAGATGAAGGACGACGCGTTCGGGAAAATGGACCCGTTCTTGTGCAACGTATTCGTGCGTCGAATGATGGAAATGTCGATCGGCAGCGAAGTGGTGCTGTCGAACGATCAGCGGGGCAGCATCGTTCTCATTTATCCGGACGATCCGGTCCGGCCGCTCGTGCAGGTGGACGGTCAATTTTACGATCTGCGCAAGCACAGCCAGCTGAAAATCGAGCAGCTTGTTGGGTAA
- a CDS encoding 2-oxoacid:acceptor oxidoreductase family protein, with protein MAQLPKTNELGFFEIRLESIGGLGANLAGKMLAESGVVGSGFNGVSFSSYGSEKKGSPVKAHIRFCDINADIRDTTPVERPHIVGIFHENLSKTVNVVSGIYADSIVLVNSARTPEELKEKMKLVGGTVAVIDATGIALEEKNRVNMAMLGAMFRLCDFLDAEHMKGVIRKSLEKKYPQAVEPALRTFQRGYDEVKFQTFALPEGVEMPLPKRWDIPVLGYETQPIGGVVINPGNSILKDLSISRSGMMPHFDDDKCIHCAACDTACPDFCFVWEEQPDKKGRPQMFLQGIDYQYCKGCLKCVTACPTEALSSARETDGYGEEHRVPHKFKLVGA; from the coding sequence ATGGCACAGTTGCCAAAAACGAACGAACTCGGCTTTTTCGAGATTCGGCTGGAATCGATCGGCGGGCTGGGTGCGAACTTGGCTGGTAAAATGCTGGCAGAATCGGGCGTAGTTGGAAGCGGCTTCAACGGGGTCAGCTTTTCGTCTTACGGTTCCGAGAAAAAAGGTTCGCCGGTCAAAGCGCATATCCGGTTTTGCGACATTAACGCGGACATACGGGATACGACGCCGGTCGAACGGCCGCATATCGTCGGCATATTCCACGAAAACCTGTCGAAGACGGTCAACGTCGTCAGCGGCATTTACGCGGACAGCATCGTATTGGTGAACTCCGCCCGCACGCCGGAGGAGCTGAAAGAGAAAATGAAGCTCGTCGGCGGCACGGTCGCGGTCATCGACGCCACGGGCATCGCGCTCGAGGAGAAAAACCGCGTCAACATGGCGATGCTGGGCGCGATGTTCCGGCTGTGCGACTTCCTCGATGCGGAACACATGAAGGGCGTCATCCGGAAATCGCTCGAGAAAAAATATCCGCAAGCGGTCGAGCCGGCTCTTCGTACGTTCCAGCGCGGCTACGACGAAGTGAAGTTCCAGACGTTCGCGCTGCCGGAAGGCGTCGAAATGCCGCTGCCGAAGCGTTGGGACATTCCGGTGCTCGGATACGAAACGCAGCCGATCGGCGGCGTCGTCATCAATCCGGGTAACTCGATCTTGAAGGACTTGAGCATTTCCCGAAGCGGCATGATGCCGCACTTCGACGACGACAAGTGCATTCACTGCGCGGCTTGCGACACCGCTTGCCCGGACTTCTGCTTCGTATGGGAAGAGCAGCCGGACAAGAAAGGCCGCCCGCAAATGTTCCTCCAAGGCATCGACTACCAATACTGCAAAGGCTGCCTCAAGTGCGTCACGGCGTGCCCGACCGAGGCGCTGTCGTCCGCGCGCGAGACGGACGGCTACGGCGAAGAGCACCGCGTGCCGCATAAGTTCAAGCTGGTAGGGGCGTAA
- a CDS encoding thiamine pyrophosphate-dependent enzyme: MAIEYEKEVGGGTVEQRIVYESGNEMAAYAAHQINYHIMGYFPISPSTEVAQFLDLMKANGQHDIKLIPADGEHGSAGVCYGASAAGGRVFNATSANGYLYMLEQMPVQSGTRFPMVMNLVCRSVSGPLNIHGDHSDLYFALNTGWPILMCRDPQAVYDMNIMAIKLAEHPKVRLPVLVASDGYFTSHQKRRVQTFAHRSDVLSFVGEKPPEGYPHVLDRNNPITVGPYMNEPDYINNCYQQTVAMYNAGEVFDEIRKEYAQLTGRDYPILDLYRMDDAEVVLFMLNSASEITKVAVDQLREKGVKAGSITPNMIRPFPAKQIAEALKNAKAIVVGDRADSYGGHGGNMVNEVKAALFTHGVKDIHVISRVYGLGGKDFFLDDAHALFELAIDAANKGYVEKPFDYYGHTPGDPDKAPKRVLEPMAYEDLKTGLITVDKDEATGQLKVKVPPIRQLTKKPKRLAPGHGACPGCGIFSGLELFFKGIEGDIVALYQTGCAMVVTTGFPYSSHKATYIHNLFQNGAATLSGVVEMFWERKRRGELDQYGLKDDFTFVMITGDGGMDIGMGPAIGAALRNHKMIILEYDNEGYMNTGAQLSYSTPLGHRTSTSNVGKHQGGKLFHHKDTAQIMAATNIPYVFTGSEAHPQDLLRKAAKAQYYAQNEGMVYGKILITCPLNWLSEEKEGATIIENAVNSCFFPLYEIERGVTNITYNPEEKNKRVPLSDWLKQLGKTKHMTKPEYEEAYKAFEGEVDRRWSRLKAKHENPYL, from the coding sequence ATGGCAATCGAATACGAAAAGGAAGTCGGCGGCGGTACCGTCGAACAGCGCATCGTATACGAATCCGGCAACGAGATGGCCGCCTACGCGGCGCATCAAATTAACTATCATATCATGGGATATTTCCCGATTTCGCCTTCGACCGAGGTAGCGCAGTTCCTCGACTTGATGAAAGCGAACGGCCAGCATGACATTAAGCTGATTCCGGCGGACGGCGAGCACGGCTCGGCGGGCGTCTGCTACGGCGCGTCCGCGGCCGGCGGCCGCGTGTTCAACGCGACGAGCGCCAACGGCTACCTGTACATGCTGGAGCAAATGCCGGTGCAGTCCGGCACGCGCTTCCCGATGGTCATGAACCTCGTCTGCCGTTCGGTATCCGGTCCGCTCAACATTCACGGCGACCATTCCGACCTGTACTTCGCGCTGAACACGGGCTGGCCGATCCTCATGTGCCGCGACCCGCAGGCGGTGTACGACATGAATATCATGGCGATCAAGCTCGCCGAGCATCCGAAGGTGCGTCTTCCGGTATTGGTCGCGTCCGACGGTTACTTCACGTCGCACCAGAAGCGCCGCGTCCAGACGTTCGCGCATCGCTCCGACGTGCTCAGCTTCGTCGGCGAGAAGCCGCCCGAAGGGTACCCGCACGTGCTCGACCGGAACAATCCGATCACGGTCGGCCCGTACATGAACGAGCCGGACTATATCAATAACTGTTATCAGCAGACCGTCGCGATGTACAACGCAGGCGAAGTGTTCGACGAAATCCGCAAAGAGTACGCTCAGCTCACGGGCCGCGACTACCCGATCCTCGACCTGTACCGGATGGACGACGCGGAAGTCGTGCTGTTCATGCTGAACTCCGCATCGGAAATCACGAAGGTGGCGGTCGATCAGCTGCGCGAGAAAGGCGTCAAAGCCGGTTCGATCACGCCGAACATGATTCGTCCGTTCCCTGCGAAGCAAATCGCGGAAGCGCTGAAGAACGCGAAAGCGATCGTCGTCGGCGACCGCGCGGATTCGTACGGCGGCCACGGCGGCAACATGGTCAACGAAGTGAAGGCGGCGCTCTTCACGCACGGCGTGAAGGACATTCACGTCATCTCCCGCGTATACGGCCTCGGCGGCAAAGACTTCTTCCTCGACGACGCGCACGCGCTGTTCGAGCTCGCGATCGATGCGGCGAACAAAGGATATGTCGAGAAGCCGTTCGACTATTACGGCCACACGCCGGGCGACCCGGACAAGGCGCCGAAGCGCGTTCTTGAGCCGATGGCGTACGAGGACCTCAAGACGGGCCTCATCACGGTCGACAAAGACGAAGCGACGGGGCAGCTGAAGGTCAAAGTTCCGCCGATCCGCCAATTGACGAAAAAGCCGAAGCGCCTCGCGCCAGGCCACGGCGCTTGCCCGGGCTGCGGCATTTTCTCGGGTCTCGAGCTGTTCTTCAAAGGCATCGAAGGCGACATCGTCGCGCTGTACCAGACGGGCTGCGCGATGGTCGTCACGACCGGCTTCCCGTACTCGTCCCACAAGGCGACGTACATTCACAACCTGTTCCAGAACGGCGCGGCTACGCTCTCCGGCGTCGTCGAGATGTTCTGGGAGCGCAAGCGCCGCGGCGAGCTCGATCAATACGGCCTTAAGGACGACTTTACGTTCGTCATGATCACGGGCGACGGCGGCATGGACATCGGCATGGGGCCGGCGATCGGCGCTGCGCTGCGGAATCACAAGATGATCATCCTCGAGTACGATAACGAGGGTTACATGAACACGGGCGCGCAGCTGTCGTACTCGACGCCGCTCGGCCACCGCACATCGACGTCGAACGTCGGCAAGCATCAAGGCGGCAAGCTGTTCCATCACAAGGACACTGCGCAAATTATGGCGGCGACGAACATCCCGTACGTCTTCACCGGCTCCGAAGCGCATCCGCAGGATTTGCTGAGGAAAGCGGCGAAAGCGCAGTACTATGCGCAAAACGAAGGCATGGTATACGGCAAAATTTTGATCACGTGCCCGCTCAACTGGCTGTCCGAGGAAAAAGAGGGCGCGACGATCATCGAGAACGCCGTCAACTCCTGCTTCTTCCCGCTGTACGAGATCGAGCGCGGCGTGACGAACATCACATACAATCCGGAAGAGAAAAACAAGCGGGTGCCGCTTAGCGACTGGCTGAAGCAACTGGGCAAGACGAAGCATATGACGAAGCCGGAGTACGAAGAAGCGTACAAGGCGTTCGAAGGCGAAGTCGACCGCCGCTGGAGCCGTCTCAAGGCGAAGCACGAAAATCCGTACTTGTAA
- the yhfH gene encoding protein YhfH, with protein sequence MQQLSVVHFFDNLPPKQCRTCGDLLLEQADCYLNQCFECMDLYVVPLSLSPRYAAKPTASHA encoded by the coding sequence ATGCAACAGCTTTCCGTCGTTCATTTTTTCGACAACCTGCCGCCCAAGCAGTGCCGCACCTGCGGCGATTTGCTGCTGGAGCAGGCCGACTGCTACTTGAACCAATGCTTTGAGTGCATGGATTTGTACGTCGTCCCGTTGTCCTTGTCGCCTCGTTACGCGGCGAAGCCGACGGCTTCCCACGCGTAA